A single genomic interval of Colius striatus isolate bColStr4 chromosome 9, bColStr4.1.hap1, whole genome shotgun sequence harbors:
- the GABRP gene encoding gamma-aminobutyric acid receptor subunit pi yields MFCRYFCFFSLCVLLPTQRSCSLGHPAGPHSSTSSTSLPGFENLTVGYNKYLRPYFGGELVQIAMSLDVASISSISESDMDYTATIYLRQRWTDPRLVFHGNKSFTLDARLVELLWVPDTYIVESKRSFLHEVTVGNRLIRLFSNGTILYALRITTTVACNMDLSKYPMDTQTCRLQLESWGYDENDVTFMWLRGNDSVHGIEKLRLSQYTVEHYYTLVSKSQQETGSYPRLILQFELKRNVLYFILETYVPSTLLVMLSWVSFWITLDSVPARTCIGVTTVLSMTTLMIGSRSSLSKTNCFIKAIDVYLGICFSFIFGALVEYAVAHYSSSQKCAAKASQEGPAKELTKETEEVNINNILNSSITSYKGKISFTSIEISSDNLNCSDLTMKTHEKIKCVLRNKMHRIMGYFTIQNPGNVDHYSKLLFPLFFMLVNVFYWAYYLYL; encoded by the exons ATGTTCTGCagatatttttgcttcttcagtCTGTGTGTCctccttccaacccaaag gagctgctccctggGTCACCCAGCCGgaccccacagcagcaccagcagcacgtCCCTCCCTGGCTTTGAGAACCTCACCGTGGGATACAACAAATACCTCAGGCCTTACTTTGGTG GAGAACTTGTTCAAATTGCAATGAGTCTGGATGTTGCAAGTATTTCTAGTATATCTGAGAGCGACATG gaTTACACAGCCACTATATACCTGCGGCAGCGCTGGACAGACCCCCGGCTGGTCTTCCACGGCAACAAGAGCTTCACGCTGGATGCTCGTCTGGTGGAGCTGCTCTGGGTGCCAGACACATACATTGTGGAGTCAAAAAGGTCCTTCCTGCACGAGGTCACCGTGGGGAACCGCCTCATCAGGTTGTTCTCTAATGGCACTATCTTGTATGCCTTAAG aATCACTACTACTGTTGCTTGTAACATGGACCTGTCAAAATATCCCATGGACACACAGACATGCAGACTGCAGCTAGAAAGCT GGGGATATGATGAAAATGATGTCACCTTCATGTGGCTGAGAGGAAACGACTCTGTCCATGGCATAGAAAAGCTGCGGCTGTCTCAGTACACGGTGGAACATTACTACACCCTGGTCTCGAAGTCACAGCAGGAAACAG GCAGTTACCCACGACTGATACTGCAGTTtgagctgaaaagaaatgtcCTTTACTTCATTTTGGAGACCTATGTGCCCTCCACTCTGCTTGTCATGTTGTCCTGGGTTTCTTTTTGGATCACGTTGGACTCAGTGCCTGCGAGAACCTGCATTG gAGTAACGACGGTGCTTTCCATGACCACTCTGATGATTGGCTCACGAAGTTCACTCTCCAAAACCAACTGTTTCATCAAGGCCATTGATGTTTACCTTGGCATCTGCTTCAGCTTCATCTTTGGTGCCCTTGTGGAATATGCAGTGGCTCACTACAGCTCATCACAAAAGTGTGCAGCTAAAGCATCTCAAGAG GGGCCTGCAAAGGAACTCactaaagaaacagaagaagtCAACATCAACAACATCCTCAACAGCTCCATCACCAGCTATAAAGGGAAGATCAGCTTTACAAGCATTGAGATTTCCAGTGATAACCTCAACTGCAGTGACTTGACCATGAAAACTCATGAGAAAATCAAATGTGTCTTGAGGAACAAAATGCACAGGATTATGGGTTATTTCACAATCCAGAACCCTGGCAATGTAGATCACTACTCCAAAttgcttttccctttgtttttcatGCTGGTCAATGTCTTCTATTGGGCTTATTACCTGTATCTTTAG